One genomic region from Stackebrandtia nassauensis DSM 44728 encodes:
- a CDS encoding MarR family winged helix-turn-helix transcriptional regulator yields the protein MTDPRWLDDREQCLWRTWRQMHIDLTSALDRELARDSGLSGADYAILVPLSESPDGRLRARELRTEAKWDRSRLAHQLRRMEQRGLIVREDCDEDARGTMARLTPAGREAIEMAAPGHVAAVRRYFVDHLSDEEIDTLRSVADRVLARIRAAETA from the coding sequence ATGACCGACCCCCGCTGGCTGGATGACCGCGAACAGTGCCTGTGGCGCACCTGGCGCCAGATGCACATCGACCTGACCTCCGCACTGGATCGCGAACTCGCCCGGGACTCCGGCCTGTCGGGCGCGGACTACGCGATCCTGGTGCCGCTGTCGGAGTCCCCCGACGGCCGACTGCGAGCCCGGGAACTGCGCACCGAGGCCAAATGGGACCGCAGCCGCCTGGCCCACCAGCTGCGCCGCATGGAACAGCGGGGCCTGATCGTGCGCGAGGACTGCGACGAGGACGCCCGGGGCACCATGGCCCGCCTGACCCCGGCCGGACGCGAGGCCATCGAGATGGCCGCTCCCGGCCACGTCGCGGCGGTGCGGCGATACTTCGTCGACCATCTGTCCGATGAGGAGATCGACACCCTGCGCTCGGTGGCCGACCGGGTGCTGGCGCGGATTCGAGCAGCCGAAACGGCCTGA
- a CDS encoding YceI family protein, whose protein sequence is MNTTAIDPTLSGTYVVDPTHSRFGFVARHAMVTKVRGSFPEFEATGFLNTDDPTSSTAEVTLQVASVDTGNEQRDGHLRTNDFFDAPNHPQITFRSTSVEDRGDNEYRLNGDLTIKGVTKPISVDLEYTGTALDPYGNRRIGLEGTATLNRRDFGVNFQAALETGGVLVSDKINLEFDISAIQQKPE, encoded by the coding sequence ATGAACACCACCGCCATCGACCCGACGCTGTCCGGCACCTACGTCGTCGACCCGACCCACAGCCGCTTCGGCTTCGTGGCCCGCCACGCCATGGTCACCAAGGTCCGCGGCAGCTTCCCCGAGTTCGAGGCCACCGGCTTCCTGAACACCGACGACCCCACCAGCTCGACCGCCGAGGTGACCCTCCAGGTCGCCAGCGTCGACACCGGCAACGAACAGCGCGACGGCCACCTGCGCACCAACGACTTCTTCGACGCGCCCAACCACCCGCAGATCACCTTCCGCAGCACCAGCGTGGAGGACAGGGGCGACAACGAGTACCGCCTCAACGGCGACCTGACCATCAAGGGCGTCACCAAGCCCATCTCGGTCGACCTGGAGTACACAGGCACCGCCCTCGACCCCTACGGCAACCGCCGCATCGGCCTTGAGGGAACCGCCACCCTCAACCGCCGCGACTTCGGTGTCAACTTCCAGGCCGCGCTCGAGACCGGCGGCGTCCTGGTGTCGGACAAGATCAACCTCGAGTTCGACATCTCCGCCATCCAGCAGAAGCCCGAGTAG
- a CDS encoding acVLRF1 family peptidyl-tRNA hydrolase has product MSTNRPAAGGGREIIVTVQRFGKWIDGFDTRHTVTGATLGLSGLRVTAEDGSLAVCELPLWGGGPSTPPEGDTRDLIDAFAEQALKPYRVGVLLARRRGFAVGVFTGDRLTESKVDSSYVQSRTAAGGWSQQRYARRRGNQAAHAAGKAADTVHRLLATNIDDLAAVVTAGDRAAVDAILADPRLAVLTDKLAPPHIGDIGEPKLATLKELPKKFWTVRIHLTEPPD; this is encoded by the coding sequence TTGTCCACCAACCGTCCGGCCGCAGGCGGCGGCCGCGAGATCATCGTCACCGTGCAGCGGTTCGGCAAGTGGATCGACGGTTTCGACACCCGCCACACCGTCACCGGCGCCACCCTCGGCCTGTCGGGCCTGCGCGTCACCGCCGAGGACGGGAGCCTCGCCGTGTGCGAGCTCCCGCTGTGGGGCGGCGGACCCTCCACCCCACCCGAAGGCGACACCCGCGACCTCATCGACGCCTTCGCCGAACAGGCACTCAAGCCCTACCGGGTCGGCGTCCTGTTGGCCCGCCGCCGCGGCTTCGCCGTCGGCGTGTTCACCGGCGACCGACTCACCGAATCCAAAGTCGACTCAAGCTACGTCCAAAGCCGCACGGCAGCCGGAGGCTGGTCCCAACAGCGCTACGCCCGCCGCCGGGGCAACCAGGCCGCCCACGCCGCCGGAAAAGCCGCCGACACCGTCCACCGCCTCCTCGCCACCAACATCGACGACCTCGCCGCCGTGGTCACCGCGGGCGACCGCGCCGCCGTCGACGCGATCCTCGCCGACCCACGCCTGGCGGTCCTGACCGACAAACTCGCCCCACCCCACATCGGCGACATCGGCGAACCCAAACTGGCGACCCTGAAGGAACTGCCCAAGAAGTTCTGGACCGTCCGCATCCACCTCACCGAACCGCCAGACTGA
- a CDS encoding NUDIX hydrolase — translation MSSMNFRHAVRAIILDERDRVLLCRFVVPDPPGTMTVWVAPGGGVDPGETRQQALRRELMEEVGLALETDPPLVWNQKTAGPEYTPGYDGTINDYYLVRASAFDPRGTFTDEQLAAENIAGWRWWPLGDIVEHDGADLFSPRDLATPLAALIADGVPARPVSLGL, via the coding sequence ATGTCCTCAATGAACTTTCGCCACGCTGTTCGCGCGATCATCCTCGACGAGCGTGACCGGGTCCTGTTGTGCCGGTTCGTCGTTCCCGATCCGCCGGGGACGATGACCGTGTGGGTGGCTCCCGGCGGTGGTGTCGATCCCGGTGAGACCCGGCAGCAGGCGCTGCGACGGGAACTGATGGAGGAGGTCGGGCTGGCGTTGGAGACCGATCCGCCGCTCGTGTGGAACCAGAAGACCGCCGGGCCGGAGTACACGCCCGGGTACGACGGCACCATCAACGACTATTACCTGGTCCGGGCGAGCGCTTTCGATCCGCGCGGCACCTTCACCGACGAGCAGCTCGCCGCCGAGAACATCGCCGGGTGGCGCTGGTGGCCGCTGGGCGACATCGTGGAGCACGACGGCGCCGACCTGTTCTCGCCCCGGGATCTGGCGACGCCGTTGGCGGCTCTCATCGCCGACGGGGTGCCCGCGCGTCCGGTGTCGCTGGGTTTGTAG
- a CDS encoding flavodoxin family protein, translating to MNATIVCTSVSHGNTMRIAETMGQVLRARVVDPEQVDPADLSGSDLVGFGSGIFNMNFHPRLRDFIESLPTVDGQAAFVFATSGLPEPPFKRYTRDLARALERKGYDVVDTFICRGYDTWFPFRIVGGVAKGRPTAAELDAARQFAERLRPAG from the coding sequence ATGAACGCCACCATCGTGTGCACCTCGGTGTCACACGGCAACACCATGAGGATCGCCGAGACCATGGGCCAGGTGCTGCGGGCCCGGGTCGTCGACCCGGAACAGGTCGATCCCGCCGACCTGTCCGGCAGTGACCTCGTGGGGTTCGGGTCGGGGATCTTCAACATGAACTTCCATCCCCGGCTGCGAGACTTCATCGAATCGCTGCCGACAGTGGACGGCCAGGCGGCGTTTGTGTTCGCCACCAGTGGACTGCCCGAACCGCCGTTCAAGCGCTACACCCGCGACCTCGCGCGGGCGTTGGAGCGCAAGGGTTATGACGTCGTCGACACCTTCATCTGCCGTGGCTACGACACCTGGTTTCCGTTCCGGATCGTCGGGGGTGTCGCCAAGGGGCGGCCGACCGCCGCCGAACTGGACGCCGCCCGCCAGTTCGCCGAACGGCTGCGCCCCGCTGGGTGA
- a CDS encoding CPBP family intramembrane glutamic endopeptidase: MAEADVIVVDMETTTKPKGLAARLLADRHSLPLSIALHLVPGALIVAAYLYITEPFTKVIDYPPFLGWSLALCLVLFPLQLGLMWLGRKQTGRFSTRGVLQYTDKPLSRGKLAAFAIPAFLWFAVVSTALIPFDNVIYENFFTWVPFQGAGGSATAYLDGYSQSVLLTTMLISFLLTGVSLPLIEEIYFRGFLMPRLAHLGWGAPVLSTVLFSIYHLWSPWVVISRIIFFFPGPWLVWKTKDIRVSIGMHVGLTAISTFIGIIAIATGAIG; encoded by the coding sequence ATGGCCGAGGCCGATGTGATCGTCGTCGACATGGAAACCACCACCAAGCCCAAAGGACTGGCCGCCCGGCTCCTGGCCGACCGCCACTCCCTGCCCCTGTCCATCGCCCTGCACCTCGTCCCCGGCGCCCTGATCGTCGCGGCCTATCTCTACATCACCGAACCGTTCACCAAGGTCATCGACTACCCGCCGTTCCTGGGCTGGTCGCTGGCACTGTGCCTGGTCCTGTTCCCGCTCCAGCTGGGTCTGATGTGGTTGGGCCGCAAGCAGACCGGCCGGTTCTCGACGCGCGGGGTCCTGCAATACACCGACAAACCGCTGTCACGCGGGAAGCTCGCCGCGTTCGCCATTCCGGCCTTCCTGTGGTTCGCGGTGGTGTCGACGGCGCTCATACCGTTCGACAACGTCATCTACGAGAACTTCTTCACCTGGGTGCCGTTCCAGGGCGCCGGTGGCAGCGCCACCGCCTACCTCGACGGGTACTCGCAGTCGGTACTGCTCACCACGATGCTGATCTCGTTCCTGCTGACCGGGGTCTCGCTGCCGCTCATCGAGGAGATCTACTTCCGCGGCTTCCTGATGCCCCGTCTGGCCCACCTGGGCTGGGGAGCGCCGGTGCTCAGCACGGTCCTGTTCTCGATCTACCACCTGTGGTCGCCGTGGGTGGTCATCTCCCGGATCATCTTCTTCTTCCCGGGCCCGTGGCTGGTCTGGAAGACCAAGGACATCCGGGTGTCGATCGGGATGCACGTCGGACTCACCGCGATCTCGACGTTCATCGGCATCATCGCCATCGCGACGGGTGCCATCGGATAA
- a CDS encoding M23 family metallopeptidase, translating into MDTPHPKKPSRYLGRHRHPFLTRTVFAALATATVLGTGLTAASAAPPHDDAPAVAEESTDAKPESDPSIEPEPTPSEEDSSSAKPEETKDKPKANDAEKQQPSWVVPSADGISDVFGPRGWRGGEMHNGLDFAAEEGDENFAAADGTVVQAGSNGGYGLSVTIDHGNGVETLYGHHSQLSVQVGDKVSAGDVIGLAGSTGDITGPHLHFEVHVDGEPVDPAAYLEKKGVEL; encoded by the coding sequence ATGGATACCCCTCATCCCAAGAAACCGTCCCGATACCTCGGCCGCCACCGGCACCCGTTCCTGACGCGTACCGTCTTCGCGGCCCTGGCGACCGCCACTGTGCTGGGCACCGGCCTGACCGCCGCCAGCGCGGCCCCACCGCACGACGACGCCCCGGCCGTGGCCGAGGAGTCGACCGACGCGAAACCGGAATCGGACCCGAGCATCGAACCCGAGCCGACGCCGAGCGAGGAGGACTCCAGCTCGGCCAAGCCGGAGGAGACGAAGGACAAACCCAAGGCCAACGACGCCGAGAAGCAGCAGCCCTCGTGGGTGGTGCCCTCGGCCGACGGCATCAGCGACGTCTTCGGCCCGCGCGGCTGGCGCGGCGGCGAGATGCACAACGGCCTCGACTTCGCCGCCGAGGAGGGTGACGAGAACTTCGCCGCCGCCGACGGCACCGTGGTGCAGGCCGGTTCCAACGGCGGCTACGGCCTGTCGGTGACGATCGACCACGGCAACGGCGTCGAGACGCTGTACGGGCACCACTCGCAGCTGTCGGTGCAGGTCGGCGACAAGGTCTCGGCCGGTGACGTGATCGGCCTGGCCGGTTCCACCGGCGACATCACCGGGCCGCACCTCCACTTCGAAGTGCATGTGGACGGTGAACCCGTCGACCCGGCGGCCTACCTCGAGAAGAAGGGCGTCGAGCTCTAA
- a CDS encoding ABC-F family ATP-binding cassette domain-containing protein, which yields MISVTGLELRAGSRILLSDINLRVQPGDRIGLVGRNGAGKTTTLKSMAGENQPYAGSIDRKGPFGYLPQDPRTGDLDTSARDRVLSARGLDAMLSEMNKLQAKLSETADDAERDKLVRRYGNLEDRFSSMGGYAAESEAARICSNLGLEDRILHQTLGTLSGGQRRRVELARILFADTADGNSTLLLDEPTNHLDADSITWLRSYLSAHKGGLIVISHDAELLEAVVNKVWYLDANRATVDQYNLGWKAYLKQREDDEHRRRRERSNAERKANALSAQAAKMGAKATKAVAAKNMQRRADKLMADLEDVRVGDKVAKVRLPQPAPCGKTPLTATGLSKSYGSLEIFVDVDVAVDKGSRVVILGLNGAGKTTLLRMMAGMLEPDTGAVEAGHGLRIGYYAQEHETLDVERTVLELMRTAASKAGGNQTDTELRKILGAFLFSGEDVDKPAGVLSGGEKTRLALATLVTSGANVLLLDEPTNNLDPASREQVLDAISGFPGAIVLVTHDPGAVRALRPERAILLPDGDEDLWSDDLMELVELA from the coding sequence ATGATCTCCGTTACCGGACTCGAACTTCGTGCCGGTTCCCGAATCCTGCTGTCCGACATCAACCTGCGGGTGCAGCCCGGCGACCGTATCGGCCTGGTGGGCCGCAACGGGGCCGGAAAGACCACCACCCTGAAGTCGATGGCGGGCGAGAACCAGCCCTACGCCGGGTCGATCGATCGCAAGGGCCCGTTCGGGTACCTGCCGCAGGACCCCCGCACCGGCGACCTGGACACCTCGGCGCGCGACCGGGTGCTGTCCGCGCGGGGCCTGGACGCGATGTTGTCCGAGATGAACAAGCTGCAGGCGAAACTGTCCGAGACCGCCGACGACGCCGAACGCGACAAGCTGGTGCGCCGCTACGGCAACCTGGAGGACCGGTTCTCCAGCATGGGCGGCTACGCCGCCGAGTCCGAGGCCGCCCGGATCTGTTCCAACCTGGGACTAGAGGACCGGATCCTGCACCAGACGCTGGGCACCCTGTCGGGTGGCCAGCGGCGCCGGGTGGAGCTGGCGCGGATCCTGTTCGCCGACACCGCCGACGGCAACAGCACGCTGCTCTTGGACGAGCCCACCAACCACCTGGACGCTGACTCCATCACCTGGCTGCGCTCCTACCTGTCGGCGCACAAGGGCGGACTGATCGTGATCAGCCACGACGCCGAACTGCTGGAGGCCGTCGTCAACAAGGTCTGGTACCTCGACGCCAACCGCGCCACCGTCGACCAGTACAACCTGGGCTGGAAGGCATACCTCAAACAGCGCGAGGACGACGAGCACCGGCGCCGCCGGGAACGCTCCAACGCCGAACGCAAGGCCAACGCCCTGTCGGCGCAGGCCGCCAAGATGGGCGCCAAGGCCACCAAGGCGGTCGCGGCCAAGAACATGCAGCGCCGCGCCGACAAGCTGATGGCCGACCTGGAGGACGTCCGGGTGGGGGACAAGGTCGCCAAGGTGCGGCTGCCGCAACCCGCGCCGTGCGGCAAGACGCCGCTGACCGCGACCGGACTGTCCAAATCCTACGGTTCACTGGAGATCTTCGTCGACGTGGACGTCGCCGTCGACAAGGGATCGCGAGTGGTGATCCTGGGACTCAACGGCGCCGGCAAGACCACGCTGCTGCGGATGATGGCCGGGATGCTGGAACCCGACACCGGCGCGGTCGAGGCCGGACACGGCCTGCGGATCGGCTACTACGCGCAGGAACACGAGACCCTGGACGTCGAGCGCACGGTGCTGGAACTGATGCGCACCGCCGCCTCCAAGGCCGGTGGCAACCAGACCGACACCGAACTGCGCAAGATCCTGGGCGCGTTCCTGTTCTCCGGTGAGGACGTCGACAAACCCGCGGGTGTGCTGTCGGGCGGCGAGAAGACCCGGCTGGCACTGGCCACCCTGGTCACCTCGGGCGCCAACGTGCTGCTGCTCGACGAGCCGACCAACAACCTCGACCCGGCCAGCCGGGAACAGGTGCTGGACGCGATCTCCGGCTTCCCCGGCGCCATCGTGCTGGTCACCCACGACCCGGGCGCGGTGCGGGCACTGCGGCCGGAGCGGGCGATCCTGCTGCCCGACGGCGACGAGGACCTGTGGAGCGACGACCTGATGGAACTCGTCGAACTGGCCTGA
- a CDS encoding sensor histidine kinase has translation MTVFRPLTSLSTYRGWMWLVLGGAMLMPYMMAAEVMRMLVIGESDFGSTLITAQLPAFVAMLPVIAVTALVLPVRLLSAIPARSLLGVAIPVAASIRDWDRRARDAAWFTLHLGLGGLVSGITLAVIPFAGFITVLPLVSSRNELIGKYFTVHWEAWWGLVLGPLMLLALVYLAWFTTWLVRWLAPRLLGATAAEKLAETRARAANLAARNRIARELHDSVGHALSVVTVQSAAAGRVIDSNPEFARRAMSSIEETARRALEELDTVLGILREDGPADTEPARGLDALSALVASSGIDASVEVDADLAALPPLVSREGYRIVQESLTNALRYGPDRTATVRITTTHNGLRVRVTNPIAPSAAPPREGRGIIGMRERVTVLGGTLSAGPRDGRWVVTAELPIGQADAAAS, from the coding sequence ATGACGGTGTTCCGCCCGCTGACCAGCCTGTCCACCTATCGGGGGTGGATGTGGCTGGTCCTGGGCGGCGCCATGCTGATGCCGTACATGATGGCCGCCGAAGTCATGCGCATGCTCGTCATCGGTGAGTCCGACTTCGGTTCGACGCTCATCACCGCCCAGCTGCCCGCGTTCGTGGCGATGCTGCCGGTCATCGCGGTCACGGCGCTGGTGCTGCCGGTGCGGTTGCTGTCGGCGATCCCGGCCCGCAGCCTGCTGGGCGTCGCGATCCCGGTGGCCGCCAGCATCCGCGACTGGGACCGCCGGGCCCGCGACGCCGCCTGGTTCACCCTCCACCTCGGACTCGGCGGACTGGTCAGCGGCATCACGCTGGCCGTGATCCCGTTCGCGGGCTTCATCACGGTGCTGCCGCTGGTGTCCAGCCGTAACGAACTCATCGGCAAGTACTTCACCGTCCACTGGGAAGCCTGGTGGGGACTGGTGCTCGGCCCGCTGATGCTGCTGGCCCTGGTGTACCTGGCCTGGTTCACCACCTGGCTGGTGCGGTGGCTCGCGCCCCGGCTGCTGGGCGCCACCGCCGCCGAGAAGCTCGCCGAGACCCGTGCCCGGGCCGCCAACCTGGCCGCCCGCAACCGCATCGCCCGCGAACTGCACGACTCCGTCGGGCACGCCCTGTCGGTGGTGACGGTGCAGTCGGCGGCGGCCGGACGGGTCATCGACTCCAACCCCGAGTTCGCGCGCCGCGCCATGTCATCGATCGAGGAGACCGCCCGCCGCGCTCTGGAGGAACTGGACACGGTGCTGGGCATCCTGCGCGAGGACGGACCCGCCGACACCGAACCCGCGCGCGGCCTGGACGCCCTGTCCGCGCTCGTCGCGTCCTCCGGCATCGACGCGTCGGTCGAGGTCGACGCCGATCTGGCCGCGCTGCCGCCGCTGGTGTCCCGCGAGGGCTACCGCATCGTCCAGGAGAGCCTCACCAACGCGCTGCGCTACGGCCCCGACCGCACCGCCACGGTGCGGATCACCACCACCCACAACGGACTGCGGGTCCGCGTCACCAACCCGATCGCGCCCAGCGCCGCCCCGCCCCGCGAGGGGCGCGGCATCATCGGCATGCGCGAACGCGTGACCGTGCTGGGCGGAACGCTGTCGGCCGGGCCCCGCGACGGTCGATGGGTCGTGACCGCCGAGCTGCCTATCGGGCAGGCCGACGCCGCCGCTTCCTGA
- a CDS encoding response regulator, giving the protein MNLRVLLADDEALIRAGLAAIIDAEADLEVVAEAADGVDAVALTKRHRPDVVLMDVRMPNVDGIEATRQILRIPELSPKIIVVTTFDNDDYVYEALRAGANGFLLKRTPPDDLLAGIRVVARGDALLFPAAVRRLAAGHTGRSTLDAAGLTEREAEVLRLMARGLSNAEIAARLFLSAETVKTHVAKILAKLRVRDRTQAVIKAYEAGFVSASG; this is encoded by the coding sequence GTGAACCTTCGCGTACTGCTGGCCGACGACGAGGCGCTGATCCGGGCGGGCCTGGCCGCCATCATCGACGCCGAGGCGGACCTGGAGGTCGTCGCCGAGGCCGCCGACGGTGTGGACGCGGTCGCGCTGACCAAACGCCACCGGCCCGACGTCGTCCTCATGGACGTTCGCATGCCCAACGTGGACGGTATCGAGGCCACCCGGCAGATCCTGCGGATCCCGGAACTGTCGCCCAAGATCATCGTCGTGACCACCTTCGACAACGACGACTACGTCTACGAGGCCTTGCGCGCCGGTGCCAACGGTTTCCTGCTCAAACGCACGCCACCCGACGACCTGCTGGCCGGGATCCGGGTGGTGGCGCGCGGCGACGCGCTGTTGTTCCCCGCCGCGGTGCGGCGGCTGGCCGCCGGGCACACCGGACGGTCCACACTCGATGCCGCCGGTCTGACCGAGCGGGAGGCCGAGGTGCTGCGGCTGATGGCGCGCGGCCTGTCCAACGCCGAGATCGCCGCGCGGCTGTTCCTCAGCGCCGAGACCGTCAAGACCCACGTCGCCAAGATCCTGGCCAAGCTGCGGGTCCGCGACCGCACCCAGGCCGTCATCAAGGCCTACGAGGCCGGGTTCGTGTCGGCGTCGGGCTGA
- a CDS encoding GlxA family transcriptional regulator, with amino-acid sequence MIERHKVAVLALDDVYPFDLGIPARVFRAMTPDDEPSPYEVVTCSVDGAPVRTNADYSLTVDHDASILAEADTVIVPPHGDPYPFGIDGTLPEPVAAALARIRPGTRIVSLCTAAYVLAAAGLLDHRPATTHWVAAEHFQGLYPDVDLDPGVLFVDDGDVLTSAGAGAAIDLCLHIVRRDHGSAAASNAARRCVVPPWRDGGQAQFIERPVPVATDSSTTATRAWALERLGQPLTLDDLAGHARMSRRTFTRRFRAEVGASPSQWLIQQRVDAARELLETSDLTTDRVARDCGFGTATSLRLHFHAELGVSPAAYRSTFRARSAAVA; translated from the coding sequence ATGATCGAGCGGCACAAGGTGGCGGTTCTGGCCCTGGACGACGTGTACCCCTTCGACCTGGGCATCCCGGCCCGGGTCTTCCGGGCGATGACCCCCGACGATGAGCCCTCGCCGTACGAGGTGGTGACCTGCTCGGTCGACGGCGCCCCGGTGCGCACCAACGCCGACTACAGCCTCACCGTCGACCATGACGCGTCCATACTGGCCGAAGCCGACACCGTGATCGTGCCTCCGCACGGTGACCCGTACCCGTTCGGCATCGACGGGACGCTGCCCGAACCGGTGGCCGCGGCGCTGGCGCGTATCCGGCCGGGGACCCGGATCGTCTCGTTGTGCACGGCCGCTTATGTTCTGGCCGCCGCCGGACTGCTGGACCACCGTCCGGCCACCACGCACTGGGTCGCCGCCGAGCACTTCCAGGGGCTCTACCCCGACGTCGACCTCGACCCCGGCGTCCTGTTCGTCGACGACGGCGACGTCCTCACCTCGGCGGGGGCGGGCGCGGCGATCGACCTGTGCCTGCACATCGTGCGTCGCGACCACGGCAGCGCCGCCGCCAGCAACGCCGCCCGGCGCTGTGTCGTCCCGCCGTGGCGCGACGGCGGTCAGGCGCAGTTCATCGAGCGGCCGGTGCCGGTCGCGACGGACTCGTCCACGACGGCGACCCGGGCCTGGGCACTGGAGCGACTGGGCCAGCCACTGACCCTGGACGACCTGGCGGGGCACGCGCGGATGAGCCGCCGCACCTTCACCCGGCGGTTCCGGGCCGAGGTCGGCGCCAGCCCCTCGCAGTGGCTGATCCAGCAACGCGTCGACGCCGCCCGGGAACTGCTGGAGACCAGCGACCTGACCACCGACCGCGTCGCCCGTGACTGCGGCTTCGGCACCGCCACCTCGCTGCGGCTGCACTTCCACGCCGAGCTCGGGGTGTCCCCCGCCGCGTACCGCAGCACCTTCCGGGCGCGTTCGGCCGCCGTGGCCTGA
- a CDS encoding NADP-dependent oxidoreductase → MNDTMRVVTQDALGDADVLRLDRAERPQPELTEILVRVKAAGLNPVDWKVRRTGTFLGEPPFRVGWDVSGVVEAVGAGVRTLAPGDEVLGMPRFPAPVGAYADYVTGPSRHFVRKPAALSHAEAAGLPLAGLTAWQALVDVADVQPGQRVLVHAAAGGVGHLAVQIAAAKGAHVIGTASAAKHPLLRELGAAEVIDYRTTDFTTVLSDVDVVLDAIGGDYGPRSLTVLRKGGILVSILSPEENALIEPAAEYGVNAGFVMVEPDQIGLLGLVDLIEAGKLRIHVDRAFDLDDVVAAHELLESGHVTGKVVLTVA, encoded by the coding sequence ATGAACGACACCATGCGGGTGGTCACACAGGACGCGCTGGGCGACGCGGACGTGCTGCGCCTGGACCGGGCGGAGCGGCCGCAGCCGGAACTGACCGAGATCCTGGTCCGAGTCAAGGCCGCGGGCCTCAACCCGGTGGACTGGAAGGTCCGCCGCACCGGGACCTTCCTGGGCGAGCCGCCGTTTCGGGTCGGTTGGGACGTGTCCGGCGTCGTCGAGGCCGTGGGCGCCGGGGTGCGGACCCTGGCACCCGGCGACGAGGTGCTCGGCATGCCCCGGTTCCCGGCTCCGGTGGGTGCCTACGCCGACTACGTGACCGGGCCGTCGCGGCACTTCGTCCGCAAACCCGCGGCCCTCAGCCACGCCGAGGCCGCCGGACTGCCGCTGGCCGGACTGACCGCCTGGCAGGCACTGGTCGACGTCGCCGACGTCCAGCCCGGTCAGCGGGTGCTCGTGCACGCCGCCGCCGGGGGAGTGGGCCATCTCGCCGTCCAGATCGCCGCCGCCAAGGGAGCGCACGTCATCGGCACCGCCAGCGCCGCCAAGCACCCGCTGCTGCGCGAACTGGGAGCCGCCGAGGTCATCGACTACCGGACCACCGACTTCACCACCGTCCTGTCTGATGTGGATGTCGTGCTGGACGCGATCGGCGGCGACTACGGCCCCCGATCGCTGACGGTGCTGCGCAAGGGCGGCATCCTGGTGTCGATCCTGTCCCCGGAGGAGAACGCGCTCATCGAGCCCGCCGCCGAGTACGGCGTCAACGCCGGATTCGTGATGGTCGAACCCGACCAGATCGGTCTGCTGGGACTCGTCGACCTCATCGAAGCCGGAAAGCTGCGCATCCACGTCGACCGCGCCTTCGACCTCGACGACGTGGTGGCCGCCCACGAACTACTGGAATCGGGGCACGTCACCGGAAAAGTCGTGCTCACCGTCGCCTGA